The Macaca mulatta isolate MMU2019108-1 chromosome 19, T2T-MMU8v2.0, whole genome shotgun sequence sequence ATTCATGCAGTTCCCGGCACTTTGACTTTCAGCCTCCTGTAagcctctccttctccttctttgccTTCCTGACCATTAGACATGAtttattttgggtttgttttaacctctacttcctctttcccctcccaCCCTATGTTTCAGTTCTAAAATTAGAAGGtcctctcatcttttttttttttttttgggactgagtcttgctctgtcgcccaggctggagtgcagtggggcgatctccgctcactgcaagctccgcctcccgggttcacgccattctcctgcctcagcctccctagaagctgggactacaggtgcccgccaccacgcccggctacttttttttttttttttgtatttttagtagagacggggtttcagcgtgttcgccaggatggtctcgatctcctgacctcgtgatccgcctgccctggcctcccaaagtgctgggatgacaggtgtgagccaccgcgtcctgcCCTCTCTATCCTTTTAAGGAGATCAGAGGCAGAAAATGATTAGTCACCATCTAGGACAGACCACAATTCCAGATCATTGCAGGACATGCCCATTCGAATGGATGATTATTGAGAGCTGACCACCTGCAGTGTTTTACACAGGCAGCGGCCTGAGGGTGGAAGCTAACGCAGGCAGTGGTCTGAGGGTTGAAGCTATCTGGCCTTTATGCGTGCTTGTTATCTATTTatggttattttcttttcaaaataattttactaaatattGAATTCAccaactatatatatttatggagtacaatgtgttataaatgtatacattgcGGAATGATGGAATCAAGCCAATTAACATGTCCATCACTCCACATACTAACATCTATCTACAGTGAAGACATTTAAAATCTACgcttggctgggcgcggcggctcacgcctataatcccagcaactttgggaggcccaggcgggtggatcaactgaggtcaggagttcgagaccagcctggcaaacatggtgaaaccccatctctattaaaaacacaaaaattagccaggagtggtggtgggtgcctgcaatcccagccacacaggaggctaaagcaggacagtcgcttgaacctgggaggtggaggttgcagtgagctgagatcacaccactgcactctagcctgggtgacagagcaagacttcgtctcagaaaagaaagaaagaaaaaaaaagattttggagcTACATCATGCTGGCGCTGAAGAGAATGAGTTTTGTTTTGCGGCACAGTTTTTAGGTGGCTACTGGGCTCTGGTAGAGATGGAACGTTTGGCCTCACGTAGGCAGGGCCCCGTGGGACATCAGTAGCCAACCATGACCTGGCTGCGCACTGGCCCACCAAGCGTTCAACTGGCATGCCCAGCCGCTCTCCATCATCACAGAGAAGTGGTTTCTGCGAGATTTGGCTAAAGGAATCCCTGAAGGCCTGTGGGAGGCAAAATAGTGACCTTCCAGAGATGTCCACGTCCTGAGCCTCAGACCCTGTGAATAGGGGGAGCTTATGTGGCAAAAcaaactttgcagatgtgattaagttaaggatcttgggTTGGggagattatccaggtgggcctaatgtaatcacaaggggCTGAGTAAATGAAAcgggggaggcaggagggtcagagtgAGAGAAGGGGGTGAGTGGATGGAAGCAGGGGCCAGATAACGGGACTGGTGGCTTTGAGGATGGAAGGAATGGTGAGGCCGGAATGTGGGAGCCTGCAGAAGCTTGAACAGGCCGGGGAACGGATCCTCCCTGGAACCTCCAGGAAGACACGGCTCTGATGGCAACTGTGTTTTAGCCCAAGGAGAGTCATTTTGGACTTGTGACCTCTGGAATGGTAAGTCAAGAAACCTACATTATGTTAAGCCACTAAGcttgtggtgatttgttatggcagcaataggaAGGTTTATGGTTCACCTGTGCTCTGAAAacacaggtttttgtttgtttgtttgtttgtttttttcacttgttCAATGATGTACCCCCAGCATCAGGCTTAGTGCAAATACACAATACATACGGGTTGATGTTTGGGCAAGAGAGGAATTAAGATGAGGGAGACAGCAGGCTGGGATCAGAGAGATCACATTTCTGTCTGAAATGTCTGCAGAGAACCTGGTGCCTGCCCCAGCCCTAGCCCTGGGGAAATGAAAGCCAGGCTGGGGTTCAAATGAGGGCAGTTTCCCTTCCTGCGGGCTGCTGATGGAACAACCCCATGACTAGAAGGACCCAGCCTCCGAGCGGCCACACACCGTGTGTCTCTCTGTCCCGCTGGCACCGAGGACTCATCCATCTGCACAGCTGGGGCCACTGGGAGGAGACGCCATGACCCCCTCCCTCACGGTCCTGTTCTGCTTAGGTGAGATttaaggagggggaggggagacccGAGTCTTGGAAGAACTTTGCCTCACAGCCAGGCCCTGGTTCTTTAGGAGACTCAAAAATCACAGGGTAAAGAGAGGACCTGCTCAGGCTTCAGGGGCAAATCTCTCACAGGGAACTCTCTTCCAGGGCTGAGTCTGGGCCCCAGGACCTGTGTGCAGGCAGGTGAGTCTGTCCCCAGCTGTCCCAGGTCCCTCCTCCTCACTGGGGACAAAGGGCCACCCATGGGCAGCTGGGAGAGGAGACAGCAGTTCTGGGTGACTGATGGCGACATCTGAAGGGTCCTGGGACTGAGAGCTGGGATCTGAGGGCTGAGGGACCTCTTGGGATGCAGCCTCTGATTTCCTTCCAGGGCCCCTCCCCAAACCCACCGTCTGGGCTGAGCCTGGCTCTGTGATCAGCTGGGGGAGCCCCGTGACCATCTGGTGTCAGGGGACCCTGGACGCTCAGGAGTACCATCTGGATAAAGAAGGAAGCCCAGCACCCTGGGACACACAGAACCCACTGGAGCCCAGGAACAAGGCCAAGTTCTCCATCCCATCCATGACACAGCACTATGCAGGGAGATACCGCTGTTACTATCACAGCCATCCAGACTGGTCAGAGGACAGCGACCCCCTGGACCTGGTGATGACAGGTGAGAGGACACTCAGGGGTCCCAGCCCCAGGCTCTGTCCTCAGGAAAGGGGTCGGCTCTCAGGGGCATCTCCCTCTCACAGCCCAGCCCTGGGGATGATGCGGGAGGTGGGAGACCCATTTAACATGGTGCCTCCTTCTCTCCTAGGAGCCTACAGCAAACCCATCCTCTCAGTCCTGCCGAGTCCTCTTGTGACCTCAGGAGAGAGCGTGACCCTGCTGTGTCAGTCACAGAGCCCGATGGACACTTTCCTTCTGTTTAAGGAGGGGGCAGCCCATCCCCTGCCGCGTCTGAGATCACAGCACGGAGCTCAGCTGCACTGGGCTGAATTCCCCATGGGTCCTGTGACCTCAGTGCATGGGGGGACCTACAGGTGCATCAGCTCACGCAGCTTCTCCCACTACCTGCTGTCACGCCCCAGTGACCCCGTGGAGCTCACTGTCTTAGGTGAGGCTCCCGACCCTGTCCCCTCTGAGCTCAATGGCTCAGCTCAGGCCCTGCCCCCAGGAGAGCTCTGGGCAGGGACGGAGGAAGGGGGGCTCAGCCAAGGGGAGACTCAGCCCTCAGAGGGGAGGAGGACAACGGGGTCCTCCCAGGCCTGCCCATGCTCTTCTCCCTTACCTGGGGTCCAGAAGGTGCCAGGAGGGAAGAGACATGGTCCCTGGGAAGCCACAGGGCAGATGTAGGAAGAGGTTCAATTTGAGGTGGAGACTCCGGGGCAACCCCAGACTCTCACCCTCCTCTTGTCCTTCTACCCAGGATCCTTGGAGAGTCCCAGCCCCTCACCCACAAGGTCCATCTCAGCAGCTGGTGAGTCTTAGAGGCCTCTGTCCAGAGAGTTTCCAAAGCCCGAGGCCTGTCTCAAGACACGCTCAGTGGATCTAAGTCCTCGTTCCAATTCTCAGCTGGGCTTGCTTCCAAGGATGTGGGAGTCAGGCAGTGACTTGGGAggcactgcagcctcccaaggcCCTGAGGCTGGGCTAATGCGGGGTGAGGGGTCAAGGCAGAGGGAGATGTTGGGAGGAGAAGCTGAGCTGAGGTGGGGGGCAGGGCAGCCCCAGCCCTCACGTCCCTGTTCTAACCCAGCAGGCCCTGAGGACCAGTCCCTCATGCCTACGGGGTCAGACCCCCAGAGTGGTGAGTGAGGGGCTCTGAGTGGGAGGTGAATGGAGTCCCTGGGGGGCAGGGGTGGGCTCTGTCCTAGGTTCAGGCTCCTCTGGAGGTGGTGACGTGGATAGGCCCCTCCgctgcctgggcctcagtttctccaggtGTAAAGGAGAGAGGCCTGCGGGTGGGAACGTTCCTTTCAGCTCTGACTCCCAGCTGTGACCTCCTGGGAGAGGAGGCCTCCCAGGGAAGGCTCCCAGAGTCGATTCCACAGGGGCCTGTCCTGTCCCACCTGCAGCGGTGACGGTGACttggggcaggggagaggagcAGGGCTGTGGTTCAAGATGATCAGGCTCTTTCCCTGCAACTCTGGGGCTTGGCTCTGGTGCAGGGAATAAGGGCTGCAGATCAGAGTCCCGGGTTCACTTTTTAACTCTGCTGCTTCCTGGCTGGGGACCTGGGGCAGGCgattcccctctctgagcctcagtttcctcctttgtgaAATGAGTAGAGAGAGGGTGGCAATCTCAAGTTGCACGACTGCTGTGAGGGTTGGAGGTAATGAAAGAAAGATCCAGCACACACAGTAGGTGTGCGCACAGTAGGTGCTCACATCAGTGACATCATCCCCATTCCTGATGTCATCACGCCCAAGGTCTGAGAAGGCACTGGGAGGTACTGATCGGTGTCTTGGTGGTCTCCATCCTGCTTCTCTCCCTcgtcttctttctcctcctccaacactggcGTCAGGGCAAACACAGGACATCAGGTAAGAAGGAAATTGGGGGACCTGTGGGCCGATGCAGGGTGGGCTCAGAGCACTAGCCAAAGAGACTCCAGATAGGAGAGGTCAGCTTAGGAACTGCTCCAGAAATTCCCAGTgagaaaatctagaaagaagaaaataaagaagggcATAACGGAAGTGCTTTATTCTTTCGGTTTTTCTACACTTAGGAAGGATTTAAAACATCCTTGCAAGTGTATTTTCGGGTTTGTCTTCCTCTTGAGTTGCATGTGCAAGGCAGGTGGTTCTAACATTCCGAGAGCTGAGACTCCGTGCACCTTTCCCCAGCCCAGAGACAGGCTGATTTCCAACGTCCTCCAGGGGCTGCAGAGCCAGAGCCCAAGGATGGGGGTCTACAGAGGAGGTAATTCTGCCAGAAGGCCTCAGACTCCCACCCACCCCAACAGCCACCTCACTGCCCCTCACACTCCCGTATCCTCCCCCAGGTCCAGGCCAGCTGCTGACGTCCAGGGAGAAAACCCCAGTAAGTGAGAGGCAGAGGGGGTGCACCTGGGGTGGAGATGCGGGCCCCAAAGTTTCAATAGCAATGGGGGCAGGAGTACAGGCTGGTAAGGGTCAGGGACTCGGGGGGAGGTGGTCTGAACCCACACTGTAGGACCTTGGGGACATCACAGCCCCTCCCAGCATCACGGTGGCCCTAATGGGAACAGGGCAGGGTCCAGCAGGAATGAGCGGTCCCAGGGAACCTTCCCAGGAGAAAAACCCCTTGCTCTGCCCCAGCAGATGCTGCCATGAAGGACACACAGCCTAAGGACGGGGTGGAGCTGGACAGTCGGGTGAGACCCCGCCCCTGTCCCGGGCACCAAAGGCCTCCGGGTGCCAGATCTAATCCTGCAGGACTTCTCTGTCCTCTTCCCCCGGTTCTCAGCATCATCACGGTGGACCCCTCCTTGTCCAGCACGCTGCCTCCTGCCTGCTGTGACCTCACTCTCTCCTGCTGTCCTGGGACCTCACAGGCCTCCTCCCGGCTCCCCTTCCCGCTCCTCCTCCTCTGTTTGACCGTCTAGTTGTTAGAGCGCTCCCCAGGCCTCAGGAGGATGAGGAATAGATGAACCACCCTGGTCCCCTGGGCtccccttcattcattcatccagcgAGTGTTCTCAGGGAGCTCACTGTGGATCGGGCTCCCTGTGGGAGCTGCAGACACAGCAGGGAGCAGAGCCGCCCCCGCCTCCTGAGCTCACCTCGTGATGGGAgacaaaatgcaaataaatgcaGTGTCCAGCAGTGCAGTGTGCTGTAAGAAACATAAACCAGGGAAAGGGCAGAGTGTGGGGCCAGTCTGAATGTAAGGGGAGGGCTGTCTGCTCAGCTGTCATCTGAGAAGCCTGGACGGAGGGGGCCAGAGGATCCTCTAATGGACGAGTCCctgcaggcagaagaaacagccGTGCAAAGGCCCCGAGGCCACAGCAAGCTCTTGCAGGAAGGCGGGCATTAGGCTGCAGCCAAATGGGCAAGGTCAGAGTGAGGAGGAGAGGCCAGAACCACAGGGAGGGAGCGGCCAGACCCTCCACGGCCTTAGGGCATCCCTGAGATTCCATCAGGAAAGAGATGTAATCAGATCATCCTGGGAACAGTGAAGAAAATTGACTCCAGGGGGTCAGGGAGACTCAAGGACACTCCCCACCAGTGTCTTTCTCCAGCAGAGGCCACCTGATGAAGACCCCCAGGCAGTGACGTATGCCCGGGTGAAACACTCCGGACCTAGGAGAGAAAtggcctcccctccctccccactgtcCGAGGAATTCCTGGACACAAAGGACACACAGGCGGAAGAGGACAGGCAGATGGACACTCAGGCAGGTCCTTTCCtctccaggcccccagccctccCCTACCCCCATCACATTCCTTCCCTCTCACTCTCCCCCACTGCAGGCTGCTACATCTGAAGCCCCCCAGGATGTGACCTATGCCCAGCTGCAGAGCTTGACCCTCAGACGGGAGGCAACTGAGCCTCCTCCACCCCAGAAACGGGAACCTTCAGCTGAGCCCAGTGTCTATGCCACTCTGGCCATCCACTAATCCAGGGAGGACCCAGACCCCACAAACCACGGAGACTCAGGACCCCAGAAGGCATGGAAGTTGCCCCCAGTGGACATCATTGAACCCCAGCCAGCCTAGACCCCTAACAGAGACCACTAGAAGATTCTGGGAACTTTGGGCTTCACCTGATTCTGCAAAGATAAATAGTATCCCTGCATTATCAAAACAAAGTAGCAGACTTCTCAGTTCCCAATGAGttaactgataaaaaaaaaaaaacaaaaaaaacaaaaccaagagtcagaaaatgttttaaattgaatGCTCATGTAAATATTACACATCAAACCAATGACATGGGAAAATGGGAGCTTCTAATGAGGACAAACAAAAACtaaggaaaaattaataaagtcaAAAGTCTATTCTTGAAAACATTAATGATACATGGAACTTGGccacaatgagaaaaataagaataaaaaaagagcaGGCACTCTTTTCCATACAGGAACAAAATAGGAGGCAGCACTACAGACCCTACACACAGCTTTACAAAGGTGAAAGAAAACTGAGCAATTCTATGCTGACATAACAGAAAATGCAGATGAGATAgatgaaatattcaaaattacAGTTTACTTAATGAACATAAGGATAAATAGAAAAACTGAATCatcatacataaacatatatcaAATGCATTGATCCTGTAATAAAAAATGTTCCCGCAAAGTAAATGCCACTTCAGGAAGATTTGTTGGTGGTTTTTTCAAACTCTTATGCACTCatgaaacacacagacacacacacacacacacacacacacacacacacacacacacacacacacagaaacttGCATAAATTTTCCCTGagaatattttgtgtatatttacacaaatacattttatcaGA is a genomic window containing:
- the LILRB4 gene encoding leukocyte immunoglobulin-like receptor subfamily B member 4 isoform X1, whose amino-acid sequence is MTPSLTVLFCLGLSLGPRTCVQAGPLPKPTVWAEPGSVISWGSPVTIWCQGTLDAQEYHLDKEGSPAPWDTQNPLEPRNKAKFSIPSMTQHYAGRYRCYYHSHPDWSEDSDPLDLVMTGAYSKPILSVLPSPLVTSGESVTLLCQSQSPMDTFLLFKEGAAHPLPRLRSQHGAQLHWAEFPMGPVTSVHGGTYRCISSRSFSHYLLSRPSDPVELTVLGSLESPSPSPTRSISAAAGPEDQSLMPTGSDPQSGLRRHWEVLIGVLVVSILLLSLVFFLLLQHWRQGKHRTSAQRQADFQRPPGAAEPEPKDGGLQRRSRPAADVQGENPTDAAMKDTQPKDGVELDSRQRPPDEDPQAVTYARVKHSGPRREMASPPSPLSEEFLDTKDTQAEEDRQMDTQAATSEAPQDVTYAQLQSLTLRREATEPPPPQKREPSAEPSVYATLAIH
- the LILRB4 gene encoding leukocyte immunoglobulin-like receptor subfamily B member 4 isoform X3, which encodes MTPSLTVLFCLGLSLGPRTCVQAGPLPKPTVWAEPGSVISWGSPVTIWCQGTLDAQEYHLDKEGSPAPWDTQNPLEPRNKAKFSIPSMTQHYAGRYRCYYHSHPDWSEDSDPLDLVMTGAYSKPILSVLPSPLVTSGESVTLLCQSQSPMDTFLLFKEGAAHPLPRLRSQHGAQLHWAEFPMGPVTSVHGGTYRCISSRSFSHYLLSRPSDPVELTVLGSLESPSPSPTRSISAAAGPEDQSLMPTGSDPQSGLRRHWEVLIGVLVVSILLLSLVFFLLLQHWRQGKHRTSAQRQADFQRPPGAAEPEPKDGGLQRRSRPAADVQGENPTDAAMKDTQPKDGVELDSRRPPDEDPQAVTYARVKHSGPRREMASPPSPLSEEFLDTKDTQAEEDRQMDTQAATSEAPQDVTYAQLQSLTLRREATEPPPPQKREPSAEPSVYATLAIH
- the LILRB4 gene encoding leukocyte immunoglobulin-like receptor subfamily B member 4 isoform X2, which produces MTPSLTVLFCLGLSLGPRTCVQAGPLPKPTVWAEPGSVISWGSPVTIWCQGTLDAQEYHLDKEGSPAPWDTQNPLEPRNKAKFSIPSMTQHYAGRYRCYYHSHPDWSEDSDPLDLVMTGAYSKPILSVLPSPLVTSGESVTLLCQSQSPMDTFLLFKEGAAHPLPRLRSQHGAQLHWAEFPMGPVTSVHGGTYRCISSRSFSHYLLSRPSDPVELTVLGSLESPSPSPTRSISAAAGPEDQSLMPTGSDPQSGLRRHWEVLIGVLVVSILLLSLVFFLLLQHWRQGKHRTSAQRQADFQRPPGAAEPEPKDGGLQRRSRPAADVQGENPNAAMKDTQPKDGVELDSRQRPPDEDPQAVTYARVKHSGPRREMASPPSPLSEEFLDTKDTQAEEDRQMDTQAATSEAPQDVTYAQLQSLTLRREATEPPPPQKREPSAEPSVYATLAIH
- the LILRB4 gene encoding leukocyte immunoglobulin-like receptor subfamily B member 4 isoform X5, with product MTPSLTVLFCLGLSLGPRTCVQAGPLPKPTVWAEPGSVISWGSPVTIWCQGTLDAQEYHLDKEGSPAPWDTQNPLEPRNKAKFSIPSMTQHYAGRYRCYYHSHPDWSEDSDPLDLVMTGAYSKPILSVLPSPLVTSGESVTLLCQSQSPMDTFLLFKEGAAHPLPRLRSQHGAQLHWAEFPMGPVTSVHGGTYRCISSRSFSHYLLSRPSDPVELTVLGSLESPSPSPTRSISAAGPEDQSLMPTGSDPQSGLRRHWEVLIGVLVVSILLLSLVFFLLLQHWRQGKHRTSAQRQADFQRPPGAAEPEPKDGGLQRRSRPAADVQGENPNAAMKDTQPKDGVELDSRQRPPDEDPQAVTYARVKHSGPRREMASPPSPLSEEFLDTKDTQAEEDRQMDTQAATSEAPQDVTYAQLQSLTLRREATEPPPPQKREPSAEPSVYATLAIH
- the LILRB4 gene encoding leukocyte immunoglobulin-like receptor subfamily B member 4 isoform X4: MTPSLTVLFCLGLSLGPRTCVQAGPLPKPTVWAEPGSVISWGSPVTIWCQGTLDAQEYHLDKEGSPAPWDTQNPLEPRNKAKFSIPSMTQHYAGRYRCYYHSHPDWSEDSDPLDLVMTGAYSKPILSVLPSPLVTSGESVTLLCQSQSPMDTFLLFKEGAAHPLPRLRSQHGAQLHWAEFPMGPVTSVHGGTYRCISSRSFSHYLLSRPSDPVELTVLGSLESPSPSPTRSISAAAGPEDQSLMPTGSDPQSGLRRHWEVLIGVLVVSILLLSLVFFLLLQHWRQGKHRTSAQRQADFQRPPGAAEPEPKDGGLQRRSRPAADVQGENPNAAMKDTQPKDGVELDSRRPPDEDPQAVTYARVKHSGPRREMASPPSPLSEEFLDTKDTQAEEDRQMDTQAATSEAPQDVTYAQLQSLTLRREATEPPPPQKREPSAEPSVYATLAIH
- the LILRB4 gene encoding leukocyte immunoglobulin-like receptor subfamily B member 4 isoform X7, which produces MTPSLTVLFCLGLSLGPRTCVQAGPLPKPTVWAEPGSVISWGSPVTIWCQGTLDAQEYHLDKEGSPAPWDTQNPLEPRNKAKFSIPSMTQHYAGRYRCYYHSHPDWSEDSDPLDLVMTGAYSKPILSVLPSPLVTSGESVTLLCQSQSPMDTFLLFKEGAAHPLPRLRSQHGAQLHWAEFPMGPVTSVHGGTYRCISSRSFSHYLLSRPSDPVELTVLGSLESPSPSPTRSISAAAGPEDQSLMPTGSDPQSGLRRHWEVLIGVLVVSILLLSLVFFLLLQHWRQGKHRTSAQRQADFQRPPGAAEPEPKDGGLQRRSRPAADVQGENPNAAMKDTQPKDGVELDSRAATSEAPQDVTYAQLQSLTLRREATEPPPPQKREPSAEPSVYATLAIH
- the LILRB4 gene encoding leukocyte immunoglobulin-like receptor subfamily B member 4 isoform X6: MTPSLTVLFCLGLSLGPRTCVQAGPLPKPTVWAEPGSVISWGSPVTIWCQGTLDAQEYHLDKEGSPAPWDTQNPLEPRNKAKFSIPSMTQHYAGRYRCYYHSHPDWSEDSDPLDLVMTGAYSKPILSVLPSPLVTSGESVTLLCQSQSPMDTFLLFKEGAAHPLPRLRSQHGAQLHWAEFPMGPVTSVHGGTYRCISSRSFSHYLLSRPSDPVELTVLGSLESPSPSPTRSISAAAGPEDQSLMPTGSDPQSGLRRHWEVLIGVLVVSILLLSLVFFLLLQHWRQGKHRTSAQRQADFQRPPGAAEPEPKDGGLQRRSRPAADVQGENPTDAAMKDTQPKDGVELDSRAATSEAPQDVTYAQLQSLTLRREATEPPPPQKREPSAEPSVYATLAIH
- the LILRB4 gene encoding leukocyte immunoglobulin-like receptor subfamily B member 4 precursor (The RefSeq protein has 6 substitutions compared to this genomic sequence) — its product is MTPTLTVLFCLGLSLGPRTCVQAGPLPKPTIWAEPGSVISWGSPVTIWCQGTLDAQEYYLDKEGSPAPWDTQNPLEPRNKAKFSIPSMTQHYAGRYRCYYHSHPDWSEDSDPLDLVMTGAYSKPILSVLPSPLVTSGESVTLLCQSQSPMDTFLLFKEGAAHPLPRLRSQHGAQLHWAEFPMGPVTSVHGGTYRCISSRSFSHYLLSRPSDPVELTVLGSLESPSPSPTRSISAAGPEDQSLMPTGSDPQSGLRRHWEVLIGVLVVSILLLSLVFFLLLQHWRQGKHRTSAQRQADFQRPPGAAEPEPKDGGLQRRSRPAADVQGENPNAAVKDTQPEDGVELDSRAATSEAPQDVTYAQLQSLTLRREATEPPPPQKQEPSAEPSVYATLAIH